Proteins encoded together in one Gemmatimonadaceae bacterium window:
- a CDS encoding prephenate dehydrogenase gives MISRPPDAEVAIIGLGVIGGSVALRLRDRGTAVRGFSTSVSDRAEAEHAGVAVSPTVDGAVRDVGLVLIAVPLDRISAVAGHVMGAAPQSATMLHAGSLQRSEALQALPEIAARLIGTHPLAGSHTTGFAGARADLFRDATVFVEQRADARQREAAEFFWSMAGARRIEYATAAAHDDAMSRISHLPQLASTALGATLADILEQAPDEHRVNPGPGARDATRLAMSSLEMWQPLLERAPTATVDALRALEGNVHRLRIALEERDWPLLRELWTRGQQWRATLEHGELT, from the coding sequence ATGATCTCTCGGCCACCCGACGCGGAGGTTGCCATCATCGGCCTCGGCGTCATTGGAGGTTCGGTCGCCTTACGACTTCGGGATCGCGGGACGGCAGTTCGCGGTTTCAGCACAAGCGTGTCGGACAGGGCCGAGGCAGAGCACGCGGGTGTCGCGGTGTCACCGACGGTCGATGGTGCGGTGCGAGACGTGGGACTCGTTCTGATCGCGGTGCCGCTCGATCGCATTTCGGCGGTCGCCGGTCACGTGATGGGTGCCGCGCCGCAGAGCGCGACGATGCTTCACGCCGGCAGTTTGCAGCGTTCCGAAGCGTTGCAGGCGCTGCCGGAGATTGCGGCGAGACTCATTGGCACGCACCCCTTGGCTGGAAGCCACACGACCGGTTTCGCGGGCGCACGCGCCGATCTCTTTCGCGACGCGACCGTTTTTGTCGAGCAGCGTGCGGATGCGCGGCAACGAGAGGCCGCTGAATTTTTCTGGAGCATGGCTGGTGCCCGGCGCATCGAGTACGCCACCGCGGCGGCGCACGACGATGCGATGTCGCGGATCAGCCACCTGCCACAGCTGGCGTCCACGGCACTTGGCGCGACGCTCGCCGACATTCTGGAGCAGGCGCCTGACGAGCACCGGGTGAACCCGGGACCGGGGGCGCGGGACGCCACGCGACTCGCGATGAGCTCACTCGAGATGTGGCAACCGCTACTCGAGCGGGCGCCGACGGCGACCGTCGACGCGCTCCGCGCTCTGGAGGGCAACGTCCATCGTCTGCGCATCGCGCTCGAGGAACGGGACTGGCCCCTGTTGCGGGAGCTGTGGACACGTGGACAACAGTGGCGCGCGACGCTCGAACACGGAGAGCTGACGTGA